One Maribacter sp. HTCC2170 genomic window, TTAATAGGAACGCCATCCAATGTGTACTCCCCTGAATCAGCCTCATCAAGCATTCCCAGAATATTTAGCAAAGTTGATTTACCAGAACCTGAAGAACCCATGATCGCTACTAACTCACCAGCCTCTGCTTTAAAATTAATACCTTTTAGTACATGAAGGGAATTACTCCCCATTTTATAGGATTTGTGAAGATCTTTGATTTCAATCATGTTGGTTGTATTAGTTTTTGGATGAATCTACAATAGAACTCGACAATAAGACATCTAAGTTGTTAAAATGTTACAAGATTTGCTCCAAATTTTATGTTAAATAATTAATTAGCGAATTCGTCCGGTTTTACTTCATTCCAAACCTTGATTTTATCCTCATCTGAAATCCCAGATTTGATCTCTACAAAGATTCCGTCGCTTATGCCCAATTCAATGTCCTTTCGTTCAAACTCTTGATCACTTTTTTCTATTTCTACATAAGGCAGTTTTGTTTTGTCATCAAATTGTACCAGAGCTTCCTTCACAGCCAGTACACTATCTGCCCTACCAAGAATTATCGATGCATTAGCACTAAGACCTGCACGAATGAATACCGTGTCCTGCTTTTTTAAGGTTCCCTTTATTTCAAACTGAATTGCTCCGTTCTCCTCTTCACCTTTAGGTGCTATATAGTCCAAAACAGCATCAAAAACCTGATTTTCTATTGCACCAACAGTAATTTCCAAAGGAAGCTCCTCTGATATTTTACCAACCTCAGACTCATCTACTTTACCTTCAAAAATCATTTTTTCAACGTCGGCAATGGCTGCAATCGTTGTTCCTTCATTAAAATTATTGCTTTCAATCACTTGATTTCCAACTTCAACCGGCACATCCAATACCATACCACTGACCGTTGCACGAATCATAGTATTGGCGGCATTTCCAAAGCCACTTGTCGTACCCGTCTTAACAATATCATACTTCTTGTTTGCAGCCCCATAAGACTGTCTTGCTTGGTCAAAGCTAACTTGCGCTCTTTCTAAATCAACTTTTGATACAACTCCTTTTTCAAAAAGACTTTTTTGCCGGTCCAAATTTCGCTTTTGATCCTCAAGAGCGATTCGCGCCTCATCTATATTGTTCTTGGCATCATTCAATGCGTTCAAATTTGGCACTACCTTGATTTTCGCCAATAAATCCCCTGATTTTACATAATCTCCCCCCTCTACAAAAACTTCTTCAATAACCCCAGAAATATTAGGCTTTATCAAAACTTCTTCCAAAGGCAAAATACTACCTGTAGCAACTGTCTTTTTGATTATTGTTTGCTTACTGGGTTGTTCAGTCTCATAGACTATAGGATCCTCAGCATTTTTTTGATAGAGATAATACATTGAGCCACCAAAGGCAACAACTATGATCAATAAAATAATTATGGTTACCGACTTTTTCATTTTACACTTTGTTTTATGATTGATTGATGTTATTATTCTGTTCTTAACGCGTCTATTGGTTTTACTTTGATGGCACTTTGTGCAGGTATGTAACCTGCGAGTAAACCTGAAATAATTAAAATAACCAAAGCTGCCACGACCACGCCCAAGCTAACACTTGGATTCAAAAACATATCTACTGGCCCATTGGCATCCAGCAAGGCATTAATGGCATAAATAAGTAGCGCCCCAAAAGTAATTCCCGCCATGCCTGAAATAATGGTCAGAAAAATAGACTCCATCAAAATTTGTAGTTTAATAGACCAAGGGTCTTCTCCCAAGGCGCGACGAATCCCTATTTCTTTGGTTCGCTCTTTTACTACTATGAGCATTATATTACTAACACCTATTACCCCTGAAATTAATACCAGTATCCCAACAAAATAGGCAATGAAGCTCATGGCACCAAATAGGCTCTGGACTCTGTTGAACTGCTCATAAAGGTCAAAATTGCCTACGGCACGTTTATCATCTGGATGAATTTTCCTGTTCTGTTTCACAAGGGAAATTATTCTTTCTTTCAAAGAGGTAATAGAACTACCATCTTGAGCGGTAATGGCCATCCAACCCACATTATCGGCCCTATTGAATGCTTGTGAAAAAGTAGTGAAGGGAATGAAAATTTCCTTTTGCCCCTCTTCACCATCGCCATTGTTGGCCTTCTTTTTGTAAGTGCCAATAACCATGAAATTAACCCCTTGAATCTTTATATAAGTACCTATAACCTGCTCGCCTTTATCGTACAAACTGGCCCTAACACCCTCACCAATAATTGCTATTTTTCTTTTCTCATTTATGTCCGAGTGATTGATAAAACGACCAGAAGTTATAGTCATTGGATCTTGATTAATTATTTCTGGATAATCACCATAAACACCAAATGCTCCTGTTCTTATACCTCTTGTCACATTATTGGCCCCTTGAAAACCTCCCAATTGGTTTCGTGGAGAAACATAACGAAGATTTGGAACATTATCTTTTATTGCCTGTACATCATCCAATTTAAAATTATATCGTCGGCCTTTGGGTAGCCCTAGGTATTCCTTGGTCGTGCTTCTAGACCACATGAACATTGTGTTAGTGGCTATATCACCAAAATCGGCCATAACACCATTCTGAAAACCTTTGCCTGCAGCCAAAAGGATAATCAAAATCAAAATGCCCCAAAAAACCCCAAAGGCTGTAAGAACCGTCCTGAACCAATTACCGGTCAACACCTCTATTATCTCTTTCCAACGATCTCTATCGAACATCTCTATAGTTATTATTCGTCTCTTAAAGCATCTATCACATGAATATTCGCTGCTCGCCAAGCAGGAAAAAATCCAGCTGCCGCACCAGCAAAAATCAACACAAATACTGTTGATATGGCCACATTGAAATTGACCGAAGGATTCAATATATAATCAACCTCAATATAGGGACCAAAAATCTCCAGTAATCCCATACTAAAAATGAGCCCTGCAAAGCCAGAAATAGCCGTTACAAAAATTGATTCATGTAAAATCATCCCTACTATCGACCAGGGTTTAGCCCCTAAAGCTTTACGTACCCCAATCTCACGTGTTCTTTCCTTTACAACAATCAACATAATGTTACTAACTCCAACAACACCAGCTATTATGGTACAAATACCCACAAACCAAAAAAACAATTTGATACCACTCATTAATGTAAAAAAACGTTTTACCTCTTCAAGAGTATTGAATACATTAATTGCGCTAGGATCATCTGGTGCAACTGTATGCGCTTCTTGCAGGTATCTTTTCATCTCATTGGAGAACTTGGTAGATTCGGCCACGGCTTGATCAAAATTCTCAACAGGTTGCAGTGTATAATATAGGTTGTTTATTCTATCAGCGCCATTAAACACTCTTTGAGCAGTAGACATAGGAATAAATATGCGCTCTTCTTCTCGTTCACCACCCATATCGCCATAAACACCAATAACTTTGAATTGAATACCAGAAATATCAATGTACTCATTCAATGGACTTTGACCATCCTTAAAAATCTCCTTCTTTATTGTGTTGCTTATTACCGCGACTTTGGCCACGTTCCTTTGGTCTTTATAATTTATATATCGACCTTCTGAAATGTATTGGTTTTCAATAAATTGAAAACCACCGTTTATTCCACGCACACTATAGCCAACAGATTCCGTTTTATAATTTACCATGGCATTACGAACCATGAAATAAGCTGATTTATCTTTTAATTTGTCTGAAAATCTTGATTCTATATGATCATAATTCTCATTGCGAATTTGAATGGGCCGACCTGGATTAAGACCTTTATGTTCTTTAGTTGTTACCTGGGTCCACACAGCAATTCTATTTGAAGCATCTTCTTCAAATTCTTGGGCAATACCATTCTGCATTCCTTGGCCAAAGCCCAATAAAATAACAAGTATAAAAATCCCGGAAGCTACTGAGAGACCAGTAAGGAAAGTCCGTAATTTATTTTTACGGATTGTATCAAATATCTCCTGCCATCTTTCGATGTCGAACATAGGGTTGGTTTTGATTGATGAATACAACAATGATTATTGTACAACAATAAGACTAGCATACCAGATTTTTGTTACACCAAAACCACTAAATAAATGTTAAAATTAAAATATGGCCTAAGCTCTCATTTTTTTGTAGATAAAATAAAATAGCCCAGCAACCAAAATATATGGTACTGCCATCAAGTAAACAATACCATTATTGATTCCTTCAGCAGCAGAGGTATTCCCTTCGCTTTCCAATACAGCCCTACACATTGCACATTGCCCCTCACTTACCTGAGGAATCAACAAGACAAAAACAATTAATGGAATAATGTATTTATATTTCATTCAGCTTATATAATAGGGTGATATCATTAAATAGACTACAACACCAGTAACGGCGACATATAGCCAAATCGGAAATGTTAATTTTGCCAAAGCCCTGTGCGCATCATATTTTTTTAAATAAGCACGCGCATATGTTCTTAAAACCAATGGGATTATACCTATTGAAAACACAATATGGGTAATCAAAATAAAATAATACACGTATTTAATAACTCCTTCACCACCAAACGTTGTTGAATCCGAGGTCATATGGTATGCTATATACATTAAAAGAAAAAGTACCGAAAGACAAATACATAAAGTCATTAATTTTTGATGCAATCCTCTTTTTCCAGTTTTAATCGCCCAAACGGCAATTATCAAAACAACGGCCGTAATACCATTTACTGAAGCATAAATTGGAGGTAAAAAAGATAATGGTTCAACATTCGGGATTTTGACCCCGAATAAGGCTGCTACTACTATTGGCACCAAAATGGAGATAACCGTAATTATCTTATTGAATCTCTTTTCCTTTAACTCAATTGAATCCATGACCCATTATTCCTTTAGCAATTTGTCAATATCCTCTTTCAAAATTGAAATCTGTTCTTTCTCACCCTCAGAATTCTCACCTTGACTTTCGGTTATAGTTCCCCGATAATAAATAATCGGGTTACCAAACTCATCAACCCTAGAACGCAGGAATCCTTTCTTATCTATTAAAGCAAAAAGTCCGGCATGCTCAAAACCACCTGGGGCATCCGGCATTTCTGAGACAAAAATATTAAAGCCTTTGTTTGCCAATTCATAAATTGATTCTTGACTACCCGTCATTAAATGCCAATCCAAATTTGTAATTCCATGTTCTTCAGCATACTCCTTTAAAACCCTTGGTGTATCATACTCAGGAGTAATTGTAAAAGAGGCCACTCCAAAGTCATTTGAAATTTTAAACTCTTCCTGTAAATCAACAAGGTTTTTGGTCATAATTGGGCAAATAGAAGGGCAGGATGTAAAGAAGAACTCGACTACATAAACCTTTCCGAGATAATCCTTATCGGTAATCACCAAACTATCTTGATTCACAAATTGAAAAGAAGGCACTCTTTTCTTTTTACCATTCAAATACAAATAGGCCAACCCATCTTCATTGCTCTTGAGATTGACGCGATCATTCTCGACAACACTATCGGATTTTATACGGTCTACTATCTTTGGAATAAAGATTATTCCAAAAACTAAAATTACTAGCGAAACCCAAACATATGTATATTTCTTCATCAATTTTTCCTATTGGCATTGTTCCTTTTTAAAGCTAGTCGATATTCTGCCAAAATGATTTTCACATCATCTTCCATTTTATTATTCAAATCAGCTACCGACGTAGTATTAAATCCAAACTTAGTGCCCTCATCCTCATCCTTGTCACGTCCTCGTAAGTTTCCTTCTTTATCTATTATAAAAACATAAGATGTGGATAGATTTTCATTTAAGGATAGATCTGTTTTCAATCCTTTGAAAACATCTTTAATCTGTTCTTCGGTGGTGTAGACAAAGTTCCATTTACGAATATCCGTCAAATTCCCTAATTCGGCCTTAAGCTCAGCCACTTTATCTTCATTCCCATTCAAAACCAACATTACAAATTGAAAGTCCTTGAATTCATAAAAACGCTTGTAAATTTTCTGGTTCAAATTAAAAGCATTGCCTTTTCTATTTTCAACATCATTTCCTAAAAAACCAAGAATAGTAATTTTGCCCTTAAATGTATTTCTTTTGTCAACTGTTGAAACATCAAGTATATTTTCAGTCAATGTGGGTAATTTACCAAAATTATTCACACCTGAAGCAAAGAACAGATAAACAACAATTGGCAGTATAAAAAGTATGGCTAAAACTAATTTCTTTTTCATAGTAAGAAGTGCAAACTGGTTATAGTCGAATTCTGTCTTATAGCTAGATTAGTTCAAAAAATCCTTATTTGTCTTCAACAAACAAAAATAAAAAAGACGGTGTTTAAACCGTCTCTTTTTTCTGTTAATTCTATTTTAGAAGTTCCAAGTGACAAACCCATCCCTGAAGACCTCGTAGATATAATCAGCTTCTACCAATAATATAAATACCAAATAGAGGACAAGGAAAATTGGTGTCCAAACAATCGCTCTGCGTAAAGAACTTTTTTCATCTCTTAAGTGCATGAAATCCCATGCAATATAATAGGCTTTTACCAAGGTTAAAATGATGAATATCCAATTCAACAATTTCATACCTAGGAATGAGGTGCCCACCAATGCATCAGGCTTTGTTATACCCAAAGCAACTTCAATTGCCGTAACAATAGTCAAAAAGACAAGAACACCCCATATCTTTTGGGTGTTGGACTTAAATTTTAAAAGTCCTCTGAAAATCTCCAACTTGTGTGCGTCTGCCATGCTAAAAAATATTAATATATGTTTGCTCTAAAACCAAACAATAAAACGTTTATACCAAATAAAAGAATGTAAATACAAATACCCAAACCAAATCCACAAAGTGCCAGTAAAGCCCGACTTTCTCAACCATTTCATAATGACCCCTTTTCTCATACGTGCCCAAAGCAACATTAAAGAAAATTATCAGATTAATGAGTACTCCTGAAAATACGTGAAAACCGTGAAAACCAGTAATAAAGAAAAAGAAATCGGCAAACAACCTGCTCCCATATTCATTATGAACCAAGTTAGCACCTTCAACCACCTGGGTAGCATTCTGTAGTTTTGTCAAAGATTCTTGCCTTGAAAGCAAGGTTTTTTCACCTTCTTCATTTATAGTTTCAGTTCTTACAAGAATATTTGGATTTGCCTTAAAACCTTCTAATACCTCATTCAATGAATAACTAGGTTGGTAACCTTCATCATAGAACCAAACCCCATTTTTATTCTCATGAGCTACCCTATCACCAGGAATTGTCTTAGCAAAATCTGCCAAGGCTGCCCTATCGCCAGAATCGGCTTTTACAAATTGTAAAATCCTTCCCCCTTTGGTTTCTACTGCACCATAATCACCGTTAATGAACGTCGCCCATTCCCAAGCCTGGGAACCAACAAATATTGCTCCACCAATAATGGTCAAGAACATATACCAAATAACACTGTTCTTTTTCATTTTATGCCCTGCATCAACTGCAAGTACCATGGTAACAGAAGACATAATAAGGATAAATGTCATGAATGCCACATAGTACATCGGGTAATTACCGTGGAAGAATGGTACGTGGGTAAATACTTCGTCTGCAATTGGCCAGGTCTCAATGAACTTAAATCTTGAAAAACCATATGCCGCTAAAAAACCAGAAAATGTCAAAGCATCTGACACCAAGAAAAACCACATCATTAATTTGCCGTAGCTTGCTCCCAGGGGTCGGTTACCACCTCCCCATACGTTTTCTCCCGTGCCCGTTGTTACCGTAGAATCCATAAATAAATTATCGTATAATTAGAATTTTCACAAATTTACATTTTTTTAGAGGATACAAAAGTCAAATGCCAAGAAATCAAAACTTTATTGAATTTTTAGCCGACCAACACCATAAACAGGATTAAATAAACCCATAGGAGGTCTAAAAAATGCCAAAAGGTTGCACCTAATGACAATCCCAAATACTCTCCAGCATTGTACTTTCCTTTTATTTGGTTGAACAAAACTACCAACAAGGAAATAATACCCGCAACCACATGAACAATATGTACCGCTGCTATGAGAAAAATATATGACATTTTTATACTACTGGTTGGTCCTGTAAAATAATAGCCTTGGGACACCAATTGAGAAAATCCATTGAATTGCAATCCTATAAAAATGACTCCCAGCCCCAACGTAATCAACAACCAACTTGTGCAAACTTTTTTAGCATCTTTCTGGATTGCTTTCTTGGCTAAAAAATAGGTAATGCTGCTCAGAATAATTATTGCTGTGCTAATATAAAAAGATGACGGTAGCACAATATCACTCAACCAATCTTCTCTTTTACTACTTACAATATAGGCACTGGTCCAACCTGCAAATGCCATTAGTAGACTCACAATGCCAAACCAGAGCATCATTTTTTTTGATCTATCATTTTTTTCTTTTGGAGTTCCTTGAGTTAAGTCCATTTATTTATATGAATTTATCCAGCACATAAACCACTTGCATCAAAGTGATGTAGCTCACACTGGCCAACATTAATTTTCTTGCAGAAATATTATCTTTCTTTTCGTACAATCTAAAAGCATAAAACAGCATAGCCCCACCCATTATAAAAACAATTACTGCAGCAGGAACAGACAATTGCAATCGTCCGGTAATACCAAAAACTGGTATTACAGAAATCACGATCATCCAAATGGTGTACATTATTATTTGTAGCGCCGTACCATTATCTTTTTTTCCTGTAGGAAGCATTTTAAACCCTCCCTTTTTGTAATCTTCATCCAACATCCAAGCTAAAGCCCAGAAGTGCGGGAACTGCCAAAAAAACTGAATCATGAACAAGGTTCCTGGCTCTATTCCAAATTCATTGGTTGCGGCCACCCAACCCAGCATAAAAGGTATTGCCCCTGGAAATGCACCCACAAAAACCGAGAGTGAAGTAATGGTCTTCAAAGGTGTATAAACACTCGTATACAAAAATATTGAAATGGCCCCAAACATAGCCGTTTTCGGGTTTAAAAAATACAATGAAATCACCCCTAAAACAGTTAGAACCACGGCAATTAAAAGAGCCATATTGACCGACATTCTTCCAGAGGGGATAGGCCTGTTCTTTGTACGTTTCATCAACGCATCCAAGTCCTTTTCAATAATCTGATTATACGCATTTGATGCACCAACCATACAATAACCACCAAAGGCAAGCAATAACAGCGATATAACACTAATCTCGTAAGCTCCAAGCAAATACCCCGCAATCGAAGAAAAGACCACGCTGACCGCAAGTCTAGCCTTGGTAATCTCCTTAAAATCAGCAAATGCCATAGACAAAGTTGTCTTTTTTGCTGGTTCAATAACGGTCTTCATTATCATTTTTTATAAAAACGCAAATATAGTCGGAGTATGCTATTTGTGCAACGAATTATCAAGGTTTATCATATCTTTGAAATTGCGACCTTTCTAACCTCTTAAACTCTTAGTTATGAAGAAGATGAAACATTTATCTGTAATGGTAATCTGCATGGGTTTTATAACACTGGCCAACGCTCAGGAAAAAGAAGTAGTCATCAAGATTGACACCTTATCCCAGGATGTTTATATGTTAACAGGGCAAGGTGGAAATATAGGAATCTATGTTGGTGAGAGTAATGTCTTTATGATTGATGACCAATTTGCCCGTTTAAGCAATAAGATAAAAAGTGCAATAGCAACCCTTACTGATCAACCAATTTCATTTTTATTCAATACGCATATGCATGGTGACCACACTGGTGGCAACGCGGAATTTAATTCAAAACAAACCACTGTGGTTGCGCACGATAATGTGAGAAAAAGTTTGGAAGACCGTTTGGCAAAGAATCAAAAATTGAATAAAAAAATCTTACCCGAGGTTTCTTTTTCAGATGATATTACCTTTTATGATGGTGATGAGACAATTATGGCCTTTCATGTTCATGATGCCCATACAGATGGCGATGCCATGGTTTATTTTCTAAAGAACAATGTTCTACATATGGGAGATACATATTTCTCAGGAAGATATCCTTATATTGACTTAAAAAGTGGTGGTACTGTGGATGGATATATAAAAGCCCACAAAAAAGCGCTACTCCTAATTAATGAAGAAACCAAAATCATACCTGGCCACGGAAAATCTTCGAATAAAAAAGAGCTAGAATCCTACGTCATTATTCTAGAAGACATCAAGTTAAAAATTCTTAAAGAAATCCAAAGAGGCAGAACTCTGGAAGAAGTCAAGAAAAACACAAACTTATTATCTGCTTATGATGCCACCCATGGTGGAGGATATATTGGTCCCGAACGTATTCGAGAGATTTTTTACAATAGTTTAAAGAACGATTAAACAAAAAAATCCCGAGCTTACACTCGGGATTTTCATTTATATGGAATACTTTTTACTGTAGCTTAAATGTAATAGGGATACTGAAAGGAACCCTTACAGCTCTACCCCTTTGCTTACCAGGAGTCATTTTAGGAAGCTTACCAATAATCCTGGCAGCTTCTTTTTCGAGGTTCTTATCTGGTCCACGCATTCTAACGCCTCCGATACTTCCGTCTTTTTGAATAACGAACATAACGTTAACCCTACCTTGAACACCCATTTCTTGAGCGATTTCCGGATAGCGGAAGTTCTTACTGATATGTTTTTGCATTTTTGATTGGAAACAAATACGCATTGCTTTTGCTCCTTTTCCTTTTTCACTTTCACAACCAGGGAAAATTGGAACATCCTCAATAACCGCAAAAGGAACATCTACATCCTCAAAAACCTCCTCAACCTCAACGTCTTCAACTTCGATTATCTCCTCTTCCTGGCTAGTTTCTGTAGATTCAATTACAGTTTCCTCAACTTCTTCCTCATCCTCAACTACCTCTATAATCTCAGGTGCAGCTGGTGGTGGTGGTGGTGGTGGTGTTTTGATTTGTTCTGTCATCGGAACTTCTTCGTCCAACATGTCTTCAACGTTCATTGAAATATCGTACTCATCCGTTTTGTCATACGTTTTCCATTCCAAACCTCGCCAAACCAAAAACATTACCACAGCAAGCCCTATAACAAAATAAGTGCCGCTATTTCTTCTCAAATCTGCTTTTGGATTCTTTTTTAGTTCCATATTTAATTTTTTTAATGTTCGCTAATTTAACTAAATAATTAATAAAAAAACAAGTAATACTTTATTTTAACCCTCTTTGCCCATGAAATCGAGCTAAAATGAACAAGAAACCTAAAATAACACCCGCACTGTTTGCAAGGGCATCCAATAATTCACCGGACCTATTGGCAGTCATTTTCTCCTGAATAACCTCAATAATTATACCAAATATTATAAGCGAAAAAGCTAATATTGTTCTTGATTTTCTGGTATTTTGCTTTTTGAAATCTCGATGAACAAGATAAAGCGAACCAAGAATTGTCGCTACAAAATAAAATACAAAATGAACTATTTTATCACCATTTGGGATATTGAAAGAACTTAGCCCATCATCTTCAAAAGAAGATAAGCTGGAAAATGTTACAAACACCATCCAGCTTACAAATGCAAACCCGTATAAATGCTTTTTAAGCACCTATTAATTCTTTATAATCCTCATCACTTAATAAGCCTTCTAATTCTGAAGTATCACTTATTTTTATTTTCACCATCCAACCTTCTCCATAAGGGTCAGTGTTAACCTTTTCAGGTTCATCCTCCAAACTTTCGTTGAATTCAATTATCTCCCCGCTTAAGGGCAAGAATAGGTCTGAAACTGTCTTTACTGCTTCAACTGAACCAAAAACCTCATCTTTATCCATGGTTTCATCAACAGTCTCAACTTCAACATAAACAATATCACCAAGTTCACCTTGGGCAAAATCGGTAATTCCTACTGTGGCTATATCGCCTTCTACCTTTACCCATTCATGGTCTTTGGTATACTGTAAATCTGATGGTATATTCATTTTCGTTTTTTTTGTTAACGAAACAAATGTAAACGATTCTTTGAGGAAATCAAATAAACTTAAGCCTCAAAAAACACCTTAAATACTTTACTTTTAAAGAAGAGGTGATTCGGAGCTACTGAACCCTATAAGTCTTAGTTACCAAAATTATATTTTAAAGTAAACCCAGTATTTATAGTAGTCTGCGGGAACGCCGTAGAAACAGCAAATTTGGAAAATGAATGATCATAAAAGAATAAGGCATTCATATTCTTGCTAAGGGCATAGTCGGCAGTAAACTTAAGAGAGAACAAATTTTGTCCTGACGTTATCTGGTTGTTATCTATATCCAAGTTTCTGATAATAGTGATATTATCCCTTAGAGTTACATCTGCCTTTAGGTTTAAATCACCTTTTAACCGTGTTTTATTACCTCCTATATTCGTAACGAATTTCACATCCTTAAAACGATAACCCAAACCAAGTGTATACTCCTTACCATTGATCTCGGTCATAAGGTTATTATCAAAACTCATGGACAATGCCCTTTCTGTTCTTACCTCGGCCAATACACTAACAGAATTCTTCATTTCAAAATCAACACGCATGAGCGGATTAAACTGATCATTCAACACTACATTATTCAATATAAGGTCTGGCAACCAATCTCCCGTTTCAGAATCAAACAAGGTGTTTTGTTTTTCAAGATTCGTTTGAAACGAATTAATACTATATGAAGAACGATATCCATGACTCAATGAGAAACGTTTAAATTTCTTTTTGAACCACTTATTACGCATTAACCCAGTGTATTTTATATTCCAATTAGGAATTGGTATTTGCCTAAAAGCGTCCAAATTAACCCTATTCGCATCTTGTCCAGTATAAGCAGCAAAAAAGGCAGGAAGCAACACGTCTTGTTGTGTTTTACCATATCGCTCAGGGAAACCATCTTCATCCAAAGTTCCTAACGACTCACCACGATCAGAAACCAATCTATTTGCAATAGTAATTCTGTTCTCCTTGAATGTTTCAAACAACTCAGAACTGAATTCATCGCTTTTACTTAATGCCGTACCTATCATCATGGTGGAAATACTAAAATTCCCAAACTCATTTACAAGACCACTTTCTTCCTGCAACCAAGACTGCA contains:
- a CDS encoding MBL fold metallo-hydrolase — protein: MKKMKHLSVMVICMGFITLANAQEKEVVIKIDTLSQDVYMLTGQGGNIGIYVGESNVFMIDDQFARLSNKIKSAIATLTDQPISFLFNTHMHGDHTGGNAEFNSKQTTVVAHDNVRKSLEDRLAKNQKLNKKILPEVSFSDDITFYDGDETIMAFHVHDAHTDGDAMVYFLKNNVLHMGDTYFSGRYPYIDLKSGGTVDGYIKAHKKALLLINEETKIIPGHGKSSNKKELESYVIILEDIKLKILKEIQRGRTLEEVKKNTNLLSAYDATHGGGYIGPERIREIFYNSLKND
- a CDS encoding energy transducer TonB — translated: MELKKNPKADLRRNSGTYFVIGLAVVMFLVWRGLEWKTYDKTDEYDISMNVEDMLDEEVPMTEQIKTPPPPPPPAAPEIIEVVEDEEEVEETVIESTETSQEEEIIEVEDVEVEEVFEDVDVPFAVIEDVPIFPGCESEKGKGAKAMRICFQSKMQKHISKNFRYPEIAQEMGVQGRVNVMFVIQKDGSIGGVRMRGPDKNLEKEAARIIGKLPKMTPGKQRGRAVRVPFSIPITFKLQ
- a CDS encoding VanZ family protein, encoding MLKKHLYGFAFVSWMVFVTFSSLSSFEDDGLSSFNIPNGDKIVHFVFYFVATILGSLYLVHRDFKKQNTRKSRTILAFSLIIFGIIIEVIQEKMTANRSGELLDALANSAGVILGFLFILARFHGQRGLK
- the gcvH gene encoding glycine cleavage system protein GcvH produces the protein MNIPSDLQYTKDHEWVKVEGDIATVGITDFAQGELGDIVYVEVETVDETMDKDEVFGSVEAVKTVSDLFLPLSGEIIEFNESLEDEPEKVNTDPYGEGWMVKIKISDTSELEGLLSDEDYKELIGA